The nucleotide sequence CATGTATTCTATGATTTTCTTCTGCGAGTTCTCTGATGAGTTTAGCGTTATCTCTTGTAATAGCATCTCTTCCTAAAAAATTCAATTTATAGAGATAATCTTCCAGCTCTTTCCCTTGTAGGGCTCCCGTCAAAATGAACTGATATAAAATAAAGATCAAATAGTCGCTTTCCGTATTGTCCCCAAGTAAGATCTCCTTGGAGTTTGTCGGAAGATAGATCCTGTCTCGAAGAAGGATCGTAAGCTTATACGCCAATTGATCGAATAAACTTTGGAAAGAAGAGCCTGCAAATTTACGGACCCTCTCCAAAGCACCCCAAAGGCCTTCCGTTAAAAATCTAGTAGGATGGGAAAGAGTATCCCAAAATTTATCCACCATTCCTTTCAAAGTACCTTCTAGATACTTTAAGTGAAGCGATTCCGTTTTAACACCTTGTGTCCTGAATGTGGAAAGTAGGGTCCTTCTAAAAAAATGGGGACTCGCAGAAATAAAACAAAGAGGAGAATCCGATGTGGCCTCTCTCAATTCTTTGAATAAGGTAGGCATCCCCGGTAAAGGTAACTTCTGCTCCGGTGTTTCGAATAATGTGGAAATTTTTCCCTTATTGGAATGAATATCCGTAGCCAGATAGGTCTGGTCGATATCGGAAGTCGTTACGATCCCCGTGTATTCTTCCGCTAAAATACGCAATGCTCCCATTCCTATCAGGCTTTGAGAGACTAATTCGTGTTTGCCGGGAGTGTTTAAATAAGCCAGATCTTTTCCGAATTGTCTATAAGAGTCCGGTTTTAAGAAATGAATATGAAAGATATAGTTTCCTGGAGCTAATGGAAACGTAAATTCATGGAAAAAAAATCCACTTTCATCCCCTCTGATCTCAGGAGAACGATGTAAAACTTTACCGGACCCATCCACAATTTCCGCTACAAGGATAGGTTTACGCACTGATTCGAGTCCGTAGTCTAAAAACGGGGTGATCTCTTTTTCTTGTCCTTGGAATAAGCCGGTAAGAAGGTCCCATTTTTTAGGATCCGTCATTTCCTCGCTGATAGCGATATCTACCACTTGGCCTCGGATATAATAACGGTTCTCTCTTCCGAGAGTTCCTCCGCAGATTGCTGCCCTACGTTTTTCCGTATTCTTGGAAATTTTGCGTTCTGTTTCTTCCGTCACAAGCTTTGCAGGATTCCTTTTTTACATTTCGGGAAAGGAAAACTCTACCATGGGGGTTCTAAAGGGAAAGCAAAAATCCAATTTCTTTGTTTTCGAGAGAAAAGGTCCGCCTAGGATGGTCCTCAAGATGTCGAGGGGGAAACATTCGGATCAGAGCCGGAAAGGTCCCAAGTCGATTTATATCCGGAAAATGAGATATGAAGAGGCATATCGGCTCTTGGACCGGGAAATCCAAGCCGCATTCATGAAGGGAGAAACCCTGGTAGAAGTTGTACATGGGATAGGCGAGGGAGTTTTGAAAAAAATGACCGAAGATTATATCCGAGAACATTCTTTTCTAAAAATTTTAGAGGATGGCGGCCTTCACCTGGCAAATAATCCGGGTTCCACACTTGTGGAGATTATGGGTCCATCTTCGGAAGATCTAAAAAAATACTTAAAATAATGGGAACTACAAGACCTAAAGTCCAAATCCTGGATGTGACTCTCAGAGACGGAGAGCAGACCAGAGGTGTAAGTTTCTCAGCTTCCGAAAAACTCAATATCGCAAAATTTCTATTACAAAATCTGAAAGTAGATAGAGTCGAGATCGCATCCGCTCGGGTCTCTCAAGGAGAATTGGAAAGTGTCCGCGGGATCATGTCCTGGGCAGCTTCCGAAGGTTTGGAAAAACGGATCGAAATTCTAGGATTTGTGGATTCCCACAAAAGTGTGGATTGGATCCTGGCTTCCGGGGCCAAAACCTTAAATCTGCTCACAAAAGGTTCTCTAAAACATCTCCAAGGGCAGCTCAAAAAAACTCCCAAAGAACATTTTGAAGAAGTATCCGAAACCATCCAGTACGCCAAGAAGAACGGACTGGAAGTGAATGTTTATTTGGAAGATTGGTCCAACGGATATTTAAATAGTAAAGAATATGTTTTGGATTTTGTTTCTCATCTTTCCAAAGA is from Leptospira sp. WS58.C1 and encodes:
- a CDS encoding Smr/MutS family protein, with the protein product MSRGKHSDQSRKGPKSIYIRKMRYEEAYRLLDREIQAAFMKGETLVEVVHGIGEGVLKKMTEDYIREHSFLKILEDGGLHLANNPGSTLVEIMGPSSEDLKKYLK
- a CDS encoding phosphatase domain-containing protein, which codes for MTEETERKISKNTEKRRAAICGGTLGRENRYYIRGQVVDIAISEEMTDPKKWDLLTGLFQGQEKEITPFLDYGLESVRKPILVAEIVDGSGKVLHRSPEIRGDESGFFFHEFTFPLAPGNYIFHIHFLKPDSYRQFGKDLAYLNTPGKHELVSQSLIGMGALRILAEEYTGIVTTSDIDQTYLATDIHSNKGKISTLFETPEQKLPLPGMPTLFKELREATSDSPLCFISASPHFFRRTLLSTFRTQGVKTESLHLKYLEGTLKGMVDKFWDTLSHPTRFLTEGLWGALERVRKFAGSSFQSLFDQLAYKLTILLRDRIYLPTNSKEILLGDNTESDYLIFILYQFILTGALQGKELEDYLYKLNFLGRDAITRDNAKLIRELAEENHRIHGFINPVQLVLINKTELGPPSEEMKWNVRSALPTGLDPWKMEGIAPYIPTDGALGFALVMVEREILDLSSVLKISGDMAGQWFEGKVIEPNVLLELAKKLELPKETGPIHKKFVKTLKEVLEA